A segment of the Agromyces sp. H17E-10 genome:
CGACCCGACGTCGCCGCCACCGGCGCGACGTGCTTCGCCCGCCCTCCCCAGCGCCCGATCCGCTCGACGAGGCCCGAGGCAAGTGAGCGGCCCGAGCCGGCCTCGATCAACTGGTACTTGAGCGACGAGGAGCCCGAGTTGATGACGAGGACGAGGCTCACGAGGCATCCGCCGCCTGGATCGCCGTGATGGCCACGGTGTTGACGATGTCCTGTACGAGCGCCCCGCGGGAGAGGTCGTTCACCGGCTTGTTGAGGCCTTGGAGCACCGGCCCGATGGCGACCGCACCGGCCGACCGCTGCACCGCCTTGTACGTGTTGTTGCCCGTGTTGAGGTCGGGGAACACGAAGACCGTCGCCCGACCCGCGACCTCCGACTCGGGCAGCTTCGTACGGGCGACCGCGGCGTCGGCGGCCGCGTCGTACTGGATCGGCCCCTCGACGGCGAGCTCGGGCGCGCGCTCGCGCACGAGCTCCGTCGCCAGCCGCACCTTGTCGACGTCGGCGCCCGCGCCCGACTCCCCGGTCGAGTACGACAGCATCGCGATGCGCGGCTCGATGCCGAACTGCGCCGCCGTGCGGGCCGACGAGATCGCGATGTCGGCGAGCTGCTCGGCGGTCGGGTCGGGCACGATCGCGCAGTCGCCGTAGACGAGCACCCGGTCGGCGAGGGCCATGAGGAACACGCTCGAGACGACGTCGACGCCGGGCTTCGTCTTGATGATCTCGAACGAGGGCTTGATCGTGTGCGCGGTGGTGTGCGCGGCGCCCGACACCATGCCGTCGGCCATGCCGAGCTCCACCATCATGGTGCCGAAGTACGACACGTCCTGCACGCGCTCGCGCGCCTGCTCGAGCGTGACGCCCTTGTGGGCGCGGCGCTTCTGGTACTCCTCGGCGAAGCGGGTGACGTAGACGAAGTCGTGGTTCGAGAGCACGGTCGCGCGCGAGATGTCGAGGCCGAGCCCGATCGCGCGCGAGCGGATCTCGATCTCCTCGCCGAGGATCGTGAGGTCGGCGACGTCGCGCGCGAGGAGCGTCGCCGCGGCGCGCAGGATGCGGTCGTCGTAGCCCTCGGGCAGCACGATGTGCTTGCGGTCGCGACGCGCGCGCTCGAGCAACCCGAACTCGAACATGAGCGGCGTGACGACGTCGGGGCTCGCGATCTCGAGCCGGTCGAGCAGGGCATCGGCGTCGACGTGGTGCTCGAAGAGCGAGAGCGCGGTGTCGCGCTTGCGCTGCGACTCGGCGGCGAGGCGGCCGCGTGTGTGCGTGATCGCGAGCGCGGTCTCGTAGCTCGACAGCTCGGTGCGGATGATCGGCAGCCCGGCCTTCAGGCCCTCGACGAGTCGCACGATGTGCTCGGAGAGCGGGAACCCGCCGTTCAGCACGATGCCCGACACCGAGGGGAACGTCTGCGACGAGTGCGCCGTCAGCACGCCGAGCAGCACCTCGCTGCGGTCGCCCGGCACGATCACGACCGAACCCTCGATGAGCCGCGAGAGCACGTTCTCCATCGACATCGCGGCGATCACGACGCCGAGCGCCTCGCGGTCGAGGAGGTCGGGGTCGCCCGCGTACAGCTCGCCGTCGACGGCCTGCATGATCGTGCGCATCGACGGGGCGACGAGGAACTGGTCTTCCGGGATCGCCCAGACAGCCGCGCCGTCGGCCTCGGTCGAGGATGCCGCGCCGCCGGCGCCGGTCGCCGGGCGGGCGCCCGACACCGGCCCGAGCCCGGCCGCCCGCACCGCCGCGACGATCTCGTCGAGCCGGCCGGGGTCGGCGCGGTTGACGACGACGCCGAGAAGCGACGCGTGCTCGCGCTCGAGCTCCTCGACCGCGAGCTCGGAGAGCTGGGCGAGCTCGTCGGGCGTGCGGGCGTCGCTGTCGCCGAGTCGTTCGCTGAGCGCCCGGTTCTGTCCTTCGCCGACACGGCCGCCGAGCACGAGCAGCACGGGGGTGCCGAGGTTCGCGGCGATGCGGGCGTTGTAGGCGAGCTCGGTCGGGCTGCCCACGTCGGTATAGTCCGACCCGATGATGACGACCGCGTCGCACCGCCCCTCGATCGCCTTGAAGCGCCGCACGATCGTCGCGAGTGCCGCGTCGGGGTCGGCGTGCACCTCGTCGTACGAGACGCCGATCGCCTCGTCGTACGAGAGCGGCACGACGCCGTCGTGCGCGAGCAGCAGCTCGAGCACGTAGTCGCGTTCGGCGGTCGACCGCGCGATGGGCCGGAACACGCCGACCTTCGCGGCACGCCGGGTCAGGGTGTCGAGCGTGC
Coding sequences within it:
- the pta gene encoding phosphate acetyltransferase, which translates into the protein MAHSIYICSAEGNTGKSTVALGTLDTLTRRAAKVGVFRPIARSTAERDYVLELLLAHDGVVPLSYDEAIGVSYDEVHADPDAALATIVRRFKAIEGRCDAVVIIGSDYTDVGSPTELAYNARIAANLGTPVLLVLGGRVGEGQNRALSERLGDSDARTPDELAQLSELAVEELEREHASLLGVVVNRADPGRLDEIVAAVRAAGLGPVSGARPATGAGGAASSTEADGAAVWAIPEDQFLVAPSMRTIMQAVDGELYAGDPDLLDREALGVVIAAMSMENVLSRLIEGSVVIVPGDRSEVLLGVLTAHSSQTFPSVSGIVLNGGFPLSEHIVRLVEGLKAGLPIIRTELSSYETALAITHTRGRLAAESQRKRDTALSLFEHHVDADALLDRLEIASPDVVTPLMFEFGLLERARRDRKHIVLPEGYDDRILRAAATLLARDVADLTILGEEIEIRSRAIGLGLDISRATVLSNHDFVYVTRFAEEYQKRRAHKGVTLEQARERVQDVSYFGTMMVELGMADGMVSGAAHTTAHTIKPSFEIIKTKPGVDVVSSVFLMALADRVLVYGDCAIVPDPTAEQLADIAISSARTAAQFGIEPRIAMLSYSTGESGAGADVDKVRLATELVRERAPELAVEGPIQYDAAADAAVARTKLPESEVAGRATVFVFPDLNTGNNTYKAVQRSAGAVAIGPVLQGLNKPVNDLSRGALVQDIVNTVAITAIQAADAS